The Balearica regulorum gibbericeps isolate bBalReg1 chromosome 17, bBalReg1.pri, whole genome shotgun sequence region TATGCTTTCAGACCAATTATAATTCACCGATACATCAGTCTCTGCTGTTTGACAGTACAGACCAGCACTGCTCCCCTTGCCTCTCCTGTGATCCTCTGAGGACTAGTCTGGGTCACATAAACTGTAAACACTTAGTAAGTAATACATAAGGCTCTTCTAAACCTTTAGGTCTGACTATAAGTTATTTCATGCTGTTATTACCTCTCTACCATGAGAGCTCGTTAGCTCAAATACATGCTTGCAGATACAGCCTCAGCCTTGCACAGTGAATTCGCACAGGAAGCACAAAGACACATAGGAGTAACCTGAACAAAGCGCTGCTAAACCCAGAGGAGGAATTTGTGGGCTTGAGAATTGACAGGGCAGGCTGCAAGGTCTTTCCACCCCACACTCCTACAAGGAAACACAGCTACAGATTTGCCCATGTTGAATGTATCCATGAAGGAGCTGTTGCCTGCACTGATGCACATTTATTCACTTGCATTATCACATGCTCATAAAGGATTATTAAGGATTGAAATTCCCAGGCTGCCATGAACTCCATATGTAAAGCAAAGCTATAGACACACCATCACATCTTCACAACTGTAGAAGGGCCTAGCAACACTATAGGTCATAGGGACAGTCTCACCTGCTACGGGAGCTCCTGCggtgctgcagcctcctccaaGGAAATTGCTTGTCCCCATGTACCCATTGCTGTCAGGGACTGGCTGTGCCACAGGTATGCAGGACACTACAGAGAGCCAGATAGGAAGAGTGGGGACCTTCAGATTGGTGGTTAATTCTTAAcccaccctgctcctcccaaGCTCAACAAGGCACTTACACACCCACCAAGCACACAATTAATGACAGTAGTGGGGGTCCTACTAGAGCTCCCATATTCATAAGCTAGGTGTGTCTGGAAGGATGGCAAGACTACTATCATTTACATGAAGGAATTAGGTTATTATACGTTACAGCAACACACATTTCTACTCAATCTCGCAACATAGCCCCAGAGGTCCCATTTCTCACAGTACTCTCACAAACCCACAGTGCACCATAAACTCCACATCCCACTCCCTTTACATACCCAGCAGCCCCATAGCACAGCTTTGCCTGCTTCACAGCTTGCCTACCTCTTCCTCACTCCACTTGCCAGGCAGACAGCAAAAGAAGTGGCTGAACCCATCTCTCTAGATTTCTTTTAGCACCCTTATGCCCTCCCCGCCTcctcacagctgcagcagatcCCAGATGATCTGCTGACCACAGAGACCCAAATAGGCAGCCACTGGTGCTGCTTACTGACTAAGTGCTGCTTGGGAAGGCTTTTAAAGGGACATGCAGTAAATCCACTCCTGGAGTGCAGTTTGCGTATAGATCATTTTCCTGATAAAATAGCCATTTCTCAGCCTTTTAACACTGCTGTCCTCTGCAGTATAGTCTGTTTGCAACAGACCTTGGCATTCACCTGGAGAGGTGGCACACAAGCAGCCCACACACAGTGCAAACCAGTGCACTTGGAAAGTTTGCTTGCCTtggttatttttgctttccatgCATGAGCATCTGTACATGCACATTCAGACAAACCCTTTGAAATGTGCTAGTGGAAGACACTTCACCATCCTATGTTTAGGCAGTTCTGGCAAAGTTTATGTGTGAGTGCTGAGAACATACAGGAAAGCCCCAGGACACGGTCTGCCCAGAGGCATGGTGCAAACCTTGTGCTTGTTTCCCAAATGAGCTCCGTTAACCCTTTGCTTAACGTTCCAGCCCATGTTCTTAGTGAGTTCTCCCCTGTCCCAAGTGATCTGTCACTTGGGTGAGAGTAGTCCCCTTAATATCTCTCTCTCTACTCGTTTCCATCATTAGCCTGAAGACCAGCCTGCAGAAGAAGGTGAGCCAGGACTCCATGGATTTGTCAGGGATCCCCCTGACCATGCGGGATGTCCACCGCATGGCCTACTACCTGCAGAACAATGGGGACCACCTCACCTCTGTAGACCTGAGCTTCACTGAGCTGAATGATGACATGGTGcgcctgctgctgcccttcctcTGGGCACTACCCAAGCTCACTCACCTTTCCCTCAATGGCAACCGGCTGACGCGGGCGACCATGAAGGAGCTGACTGACACCATGAAGGACATGAACAAGTTCCCTTGCCTGGCCTGGGTTGACCTCGGCAACAATGTGGACGTCTCCTCCATGCCACAGCCATTGCTTGTGGGCCTGCGCAAGCGCCTCAGCCAGCAGACCACACTGCCTACCATCTATGAGGCGCTCGACTGCGACTCAGAGATCTCCAGCGGGCACGAGGGCAGCCAGCCAGAGGATGAAGCAGCAGGAAGCACCCCACCACGTGCTTTCTCTCAGCAGGGCTGTGAGAGGTGACTGGACAACAGGCCAGCACTGGCACACTGAAGCGGCCCCAAGAAGAAGTCTTGAGTACAAACATCAAGCAGAGGGCCAGCTTTACCAGCTTCCTTTGGCTCTTTTCTCTCGCCTTCCCTGACATCTCCCCCCCGAACTTGCTGTGAGACAAAAGCCTGCCATCCCCCCACAACGTGCTCCGCTCCCTCCCCTCGCTGCCAAACCCATCGCCCATGTTCCGGAGAGGAACTAGTGACTTACAGTGAACCTGGTCCCCAGGCAGGGTCTCACTGGAAGACGGGAAAAGACCTGTCAGAGTCAAGAATATCCTCCAGCAGCCACTGGGTTGTGGG contains the following coding sequences:
- the LRRC75B gene encoding leucine-rich repeat-containing protein 75B — encoded protein: MGSRLSRQSSLEEESTEDPCTGRLEGGRGDFHLSSLLLHPQKLPGVLRKASPAPYVRRVGWLREIQATIREHKREHAVHILRLLRKDLGLEGTFLNEVLYKNATFLNLVDPISHDLLMSLARDLQCPKKEYDPWKSSDRICRQLIYHLTPHSKWHRHGMPRRKSQACLKTSLQKKVSQDSMDLSGIPLTMRDVHRMAYYLQNNGDHLTSVDLSFTELNDDMVRLLLPFLWALPKLTHLSLNGNRLTRATMKELTDTMKDMNKFPCLAWVDLGNNVDVSSMPQPLLVGLRKRLSQQTTLPTIYEALDCDSEISSGHEGSQPEDEAAGSTPPRAFSQQGCER